A window of the Pseudomonadota bacterium genome harbors these coding sequences:
- the ddlA gene encoding D-alanine--D-alanine ligase, protein MAKRRIRVGILFGGKSAEHEVSLQSAKNVADAIDKTKYHVALIGIDKSGRWLLPDQSRYLINDSDPKLIKLNRENEASVALVPQSGGDLTNLTVGETHASLDVVFPILHGPFGEDGTVQGLLKLAGVPFVGAGILGSAVGMDKDVMKRLMRDADIPIAKFLVFRHHDALDFQTIVGEVGLPFFVKPANLGSSVGVHKVKDEATFEHAVQDAFGYDTKILIEEFVEGRELECSVLGNHDPVVSVVGEIIPTHDFYSYDAKYIDEEGAALAIPADIPEAVSDAMRALAVRAFQALACEGMARVDCFWRKDGQLIVNEINTIPGFTKISMYPQLWGASGISYADLIDRLIQLAIERFEREQTLKTSF, encoded by the coding sequence ATGGCAAAACGAAGAATCAGGGTCGGTATTCTCTTCGGCGGCAAGTCGGCGGAACACGAAGTCTCGCTTCAATCGGCCAAGAACGTCGCCGACGCCATCGATAAGACCAAGTATCACGTGGCGCTGATCGGTATCGACAAGTCCGGCCGCTGGCTGCTGCCCGACCAGTCGCGCTACCTCATCAACGACAGCGATCCAAAGCTGATCAAGTTGAATCGCGAGAACGAAGCGAGCGTCGCGCTCGTCCCGCAAAGCGGTGGCGACCTGACCAACCTGACCGTCGGCGAGACGCACGCCTCACTCGATGTCGTATTCCCGATCCTTCATGGGCCGTTCGGCGAGGACGGTACCGTGCAGGGCCTGTTGAAACTCGCGGGCGTGCCCTTCGTCGGCGCCGGCATCCTGGGCTCGGCTGTTGGCATGGACAAGGATGTCATGAAGCGCCTGATGCGCGACGCCGACATTCCGATCGCCAAGTTTCTGGTGTTCCGCCACCACGACGCTCTGGACTTTCAGACAATTGTCGGCGAGGTCGGCCTGCCCTTCTTCGTCAAACCGGCCAATCTCGGCTCATCCGTCGGCGTCCACAAGGTCAAGGACGAGGCAACGTTTGAACACGCGGTTCAAGACGCCTTTGGCTACGATACCAAGATCCTGATCGAGGAGTTTGTCGAAGGACGCGAACTCGAGTGCTCCGTCCTGGGCAATCACGATCCCGTCGTCTCTGTCGTCGGCGAGATCATCCCGACCCACGACTTTTACTCTTATGATGCCAAGTACATCGATGAGGAAGGCGCCGCACTGGCGATACCGGCCGACATACCCGAAGCGGTCAGTGACGCGATGCGCGCCCTTGCCGTTCGCGCCTTTCAAGCGCTCGCTTGTGAAGGCATGGCGCGCGTCGATTGCTTCTGGAGAAAAGACGGTCAGCTGATCGTCAATGAGATCAACACCATCCCCGGCTTCACCAAGATCAGCATGTATCCGCAACTTTGGGGAGCCAGCGGCATCTCCTATGCCGACCTGATCGACCGCTTGATCCAACTCGCCATCGAACGCTTCGAACGCGAACAGACACTGAAGACGTCATTTTAG
- a CDS encoding Xaa-Pro peptidase family protein: MKNPQDVKLGDGTPGGWLKDTEPQIDMKRMRGYRLQRTRDQLARLDLDGVVLYDPVNVRYATGTRNMSIHCMHTPSRFVFVPASGPVTLFEYRTAQHLVHGIETIDELRPAVSWNYFSAGPNREARAQKWACELADVIRETCGKDAKRIGFDHVDPLGTDLMRMEGFDVLDGQEPLEFARAVKSDDEMAAMKVSIAVCEAAMFEMQEAMRPGMTENQLWAILHEVNIANGGEWIETRLLASGSRTNPWMQECGDKLIRPGELVAFDTDLVGPLGYCADISRTWFCGPGKPSDEQKRLYTIAHEQVEHNLSQVKAGMTFKEMSEKGLQLTDEFVANRYVSMAHGVGLADEYPVIAYPQDFGGTAGYDGLIEENMCLCFESYVGADGGPEGVKLEQQVRVTKDGCEVLSSYPYEDELLN, encoded by the coding sequence ATGAAGAACCCCCAGGACGTCAAGCTTGGCGACGGCACGCCCGGCGGTTGGCTGAAAGATACGGAACCGCAGATCGACATGAAACGCATGCGCGGCTATCGCTTGCAGCGTACCCGCGATCAGTTGGCGCGGCTCGACCTGGACGGCGTGGTGCTCTACGACCCCGTCAACGTGCGTTACGCGACGGGTACGCGGAACATGTCGATCCATTGCATGCATACGCCGTCGCGCTTTGTCTTTGTGCCGGCGTCCGGTCCTGTCACGCTGTTCGAGTACCGCACGGCCCAGCATCTGGTGCACGGCATCGAGACCATTGACGAACTGCGGCCCGCAGTCTCGTGGAACTACTTCTCCGCCGGTCCCAATCGCGAAGCACGCGCCCAGAAGTGGGCTTGCGAGTTGGCCGACGTCATCCGCGAAACCTGTGGCAAGGATGCCAAGCGCATTGGCTTCGATCACGTCGACCCGCTGGGGACCGACCTCATGCGCATGGAAGGGTTTGACGTGTTGGACGGCCAGGAGCCACTGGAGTTCGCGCGTGCTGTCAAGTCCGACGACGAGATGGCGGCGATGAAGGTCTCGATCGCCGTATGCGAAGCCGCGATGTTCGAGATGCAAGAGGCGATGCGTCCGGGCATGACGGAAAACCAACTCTGGGCGATCCTGCACGAGGTCAACATCGCTAATGGCGGCGAGTGGATCGAGACGCGTTTGTTGGCCTCGGGCAGCCGGACCAATCCGTGGATGCAGGAATGCGGCGACAAGCTGATCCGGCCGGGCGAGCTGGTCGCCTTTGACACGGATCTTGTCGGACCGCTCGGCTATTGCGCGGATATCAGCCGTACCTGGTTCTGCGGCCCCGGCAAGCCGAGCGACGAACAGAAGCGGCTCTACACAATCGCCCACGAGCAGGTCGAGCATAACCTGTCACAGGTGAAGGCCGGCATGACGTTCAAGGAGATGAGCGAGAAGGGACTGCAGTTGACCGACGAGTTCGTCGCCAACCGCTATGTCTCGATGGCCCATGGCGTCGGCCTTGCCGACGAGTATCCGGTGATCGCCTATCCCCAGGATTTCGGTGGCACCGCCGGCTATGACGGTCTGATCGAAGAGAACATGTGCCTGTGTTTCGAGAGCTATGTCGGCGCTGACGGCGGTCCCGAAGGCGTCAAACTGGAGCAGCAAGTGCGCGTCACCAAGGACGGCTGCGAGGTTCTATCGAGCTATCCTTACGAAGACGAGCTGCTGAACTAG
- a CDS encoding fumarylacetoacetate hydrolase family protein — protein sequence MMNPEQVEAAAVQLIADREANRLMGHWPDTWRPANTDDAYAIQDGVHAKRADAGQDLGGWKIGCTTPVMQEMLGIASPCVGGVLAADIHPSPLTASFDQFTSPLAECEIAVRLGADVPASGSGYDRDTVAPYVDTVMAAMEIAEDRYQDRSERTVAEFIADDFFQKAVVLGAERTDWQRLDLAAMTGTTHVGGEFRGRGKGSDVMGHPFAALAWLADHLAGRGKHLRKGDIVLTGSVVIATPIGRGEETTCAIEGLGEARLLLT from the coding sequence ATGATGAATCCCGAGCAGGTGGAAGCGGCGGCGGTCCAGCTTATCGCCGACCGCGAAGCCAACCGGCTGATGGGTCACTGGCCAGACACCTGGCGACCCGCCAATACCGATGACGCCTACGCCATCCAGGACGGCGTTCACGCCAAACGGGCCGACGCAGGCCAAGACCTGGGCGGTTGGAAGATCGGCTGCACGACACCGGTGATGCAGGAGATGTTGGGCATAGCGAGCCCCTGCGTCGGCGGCGTTTTGGCAGCCGACATTCACCCCTCGCCCCTGACGGCGTCCTTCGACCAATTCACGTCGCCCCTGGCCGAATGCGAGATCGCCGTGCGGCTTGGCGCCGATGTGCCAGCCAGCGGCAGCGGCTACGACCGCGACACCGTGGCGCCTTATGTCGATACCGTCATGGCCGCGATGGAGATCGCCGAGGACCGCTATCAAGACCGGTCCGAACGGACAGTCGCCGAGTTCATCGCCGACGACTTCTTCCAGAAGGCGGTGGTTCTGGGCGCGGAACGGACCGACTGGCAAAGGCTGGACCTGGCGGCGATGACCGGCACGACCCACGTGGGCGGCGAATTCAGAGGGCGCGGCAAAGGCAGCGACGTCATGGGCCATCCGTTCGCAGCGCTGGCCTGGCTTGCCGACCATCTTGCCGGGCGCGGCAAACACCTCAGGAAGGGCGACATCGTCTTGACCGGCAGCGTCGTCATCGCGACGCCGATCGGCCGCGGCGAGGAGACGACCTGCGCGATCGAGGGTCTCGGCGAGGCGCGTCTGCTGCTTACCTGA
- a CDS encoding glycosyltransferase family 2 protein: MRNRRKVAVIIPALNEAATIGEVVTRTPSWVDHIVVVDNGSHDETVARAKDAGATVVAESQRGYGAACLRGLASTPDADIYVFVDADLSDDPSGMADLVDPITDEGIDLVIGARSSAEPGALTFVQRFGNWLACCLMSAFWRCSFTDLGPFRAISAPALRRLGMRDRTWGWTVEMQVKAVRHRLVTREVPVAYRRRAAGRSKISGTIVGSVRAGSKILFVILSQVFAPRSTVR, from the coding sequence ATGCGGAACCGACGGAAGGTCGCTGTGATCATTCCGGCGCTCAACGAAGCCGCGACCATCGGCGAGGTCGTCACGCGGACGCCGTCCTGGGTCGACCACATCGTTGTTGTCGATAACGGCTCACATGACGAGACGGTGGCGCGCGCCAAGGATGCGGGAGCGACCGTCGTCGCGGAAAGTCAGCGCGGCTACGGTGCGGCCTGCCTGCGCGGTCTTGCGAGCACGCCGGACGCTGACATTTATGTCTTCGTCGATGCCGACCTCTCCGACGATCCCAGCGGTATGGCAGACTTGGTCGACCCGATAACTGATGAAGGCATCGACCTTGTCATCGGCGCCAGGTCGTCGGCCGAACCGGGCGCGCTGACCTTCGTGCAGCGTTTCGGCAATTGGCTGGCCTGCTGCCTGATGTCGGCGTTCTGGCGATGCAGCTTCACCGATCTCGGGCCGTTTCGCGCAATCAGCGCGCCAGCGCTCCGTCGACTCGGTATGCGTGACAGGACCTGGGGCTGGACCGTCGAAATGCAGGTCAAGGCGGTGCGCCATCGCCTGGTCACGCGGGAAGTGCCGGTCGCCTATCGCCGGCGCGCCGCCGGCCGCTCCAAGATCTCCGGAACGATTGTTGGGTCCGTCAGGGCGGGATCGAAGATCCTCTTTGTCATCCTCTCACAGGTCTTCGCACCAAGATCGACCGTCAGGTAA